Proteins from a genomic interval of Pseudomonas silesiensis:
- a CDS encoding type III restriction-modification system endonuclease: MKLKFKVQPYQTYAVDALADCFIGQPKSSGVSYRVDPGAKSFAPVAPQQIDLLGAERIEPIEAGFKNAELVVSAAQLLGNIQDVQRRQNLPLSAVQARDKHTGCTINLDVEMETGTGKTYCYIKSMFELNKRYGWSKFIVVVPSIAIREGVYKSLQITAEHFLESYDKKARFFIYNSKQLHNLESFSSDGGINVMVINVQAFAARGADQRRIYEELDDFQSRRPIDVIKANRPILFLDEPQKMEGAKTLASFSEFNPLMIVRYSATHKTEYNKIHRLDALDAYNQKLVKKISVRGITVKGLTGTNAYLFLQDIEVSTKSPVARVEMEIKQSSGIKRVMRKLGRNDNLYDLSGGLDQYKGFVVAEIDARIDTLSFTNGVELVAGEAVGNVDEAAMRRIQIRESVKAHFQKEMMLFSKGIKVLSLFFIDEVAKYRQYDATGESPGEYAQIFEEEYNAYLTDVMTLEDTPYNRYLKGIQVRQTHNGYFSIDKKSKRLVDPTVGKKATETDDVDAYDLILKDKERLLSFDEPVRFIFSHSALREGWDNPNVFVICTLKHSDNSISRRQEVGRGMRLSVNQQGDRMDDPATVHQINELTVVASESYKDFVGALQKDISESLSARPREATENYFKGKILQTPTGDVEVSAQLAKQIYKYLLKNDYTDDNDQITLTYHEAKKQEQLAELPVELQPYATQVFQLIDSVFSAAQMPEIGDDRKAKINPLNSNFEKKEFQALWNKINRKAAYTVHFESNELVGKCVAALDAELRVKPMQYVIERGSQLENASFDDMKSGSAFKIAESSTEKYNHSVHSAVKYDLIGNLAEDTQLTRSTIASILKDINVAVFSQYKTNPEDFIAKASTLINEQKATAIVEHIAYSPVDETHSSNIFTAEKPKDDFSKAFEAKHHVYDYVFTDSSIERKFVEELDASTEVVVYAKLPKSFFIPTPVGNYNPDWAIAFQEGKVKHVYFVAETKGSMSSMDLRAIEASKIACARKFFAKITSAQVRYDVVDGFGKLMELVK; encoded by the coding sequence ATGAAACTGAAGTTTAAAGTCCAGCCCTACCAGACTTATGCGGTAGACGCCTTAGCCGACTGCTTTATTGGCCAGCCAAAATCCTCGGGTGTAAGCTATCGCGTTGACCCTGGAGCTAAGTCTTTCGCGCCGGTGGCACCACAGCAGATTGACTTGCTCGGTGCGGAGAGGATTGAGCCTATTGAGGCTGGTTTCAAGAATGCAGAGTTAGTGGTGAGCGCGGCGCAGTTGTTGGGAAACATTCAAGATGTGCAACGCCGTCAGAACTTGCCGTTATCGGCGGTGCAGGCTAGAGATAAACATACGGGCTGCACCATCAATCTCGATGTGGAGATGGAGACAGGCACTGGTAAGACCTATTGCTACATCAAGAGCATGTTCGAGCTGAACAAACGTTATGGCTGGAGCAAGTTTATCGTTGTAGTGCCGAGTATTGCCATTCGTGAAGGTGTCTATAAGTCGCTGCAGATCACGGCCGAGCACTTTTTAGAGAGCTACGACAAGAAGGCGCGCTTCTTCATCTACAACTCCAAGCAGCTGCACAACCTGGAAAGCTTCTCTTCGGATGGCGGCATTAACGTCATGGTTATCAACGTCCAGGCGTTCGCAGCCCGTGGTGCAGATCAGCGGCGGATCTATGAAGAGCTGGATGACTTTCAATCGCGCCGCCCCATTGATGTGATCAAGGCTAACCGGCCGATTCTGTTTCTCGATGAGCCGCAGAAGATGGAGGGAGCCAAGACGCTGGCTTCCTTCAGCGAGTTTAATCCGTTGATGATCGTGCGCTACTCGGCCACTCACAAAACGGAGTACAACAAAATCCACCGCCTTGATGCGCTGGATGCCTACAATCAAAAGCTGGTGAAGAAGATCAGCGTGCGCGGCATCACTGTTAAAGGCCTGACCGGTACCAACGCTTATCTATTTTTACAGGACATTGAAGTCTCGACCAAATCGCCTGTGGCGCGAGTTGAGATGGAAATCAAGCAAAGCAGTGGTATCAAACGAGTAATGCGCAAACTCGGCCGCAACGACAATCTGTACGATCTATCTGGTGGACTGGATCAGTACAAAGGCTTCGTGGTTGCTGAGATTGACGCCCGTATCGATACACTGAGCTTTACCAACGGGGTGGAGCTAGTTGCCGGAGAGGCCGTGGGCAACGTGGATGAGGCCGCCATGCGGCGCATCCAAATCCGCGAGTCGGTCAAAGCACACTTTCAGAAGGAGATGATGCTATTTAGTAAGGGCATCAAGGTGCTGTCGCTGTTCTTCATTGATGAGGTGGCAAAATACCGCCAGTACGACGCAACCGGCGAATCGCCTGGCGAGTACGCGCAGATCTTCGAGGAAGAGTACAACGCCTACCTCACCGACGTGATGACGCTGGAAGACACTCCCTACAACCGCTATCTCAAGGGTATTCAGGTTCGCCAGACCCATAATGGCTACTTCTCTATCGACAAGAAGAGCAAGCGCCTAGTCGATCCCACAGTGGGGAAAAAAGCTACTGAGACCGACGACGTGGATGCCTACGACTTGATCCTTAAGGATAAAGAACGCCTGTTGTCATTCGACGAACCGGTGCGATTTATCTTCTCCCACTCGGCTTTGCGCGAAGGCTGGGATAACCCCAACGTCTTCGTTATTTGTACCTTAAAGCACAGCGATAACAGTATCTCGCGGCGCCAAGAGGTGGGTCGTGGAATGCGCCTGTCCGTCAACCAACAGGGTGACCGTATGGATGATCCGGCCACCGTGCACCAAATTAATGAGCTGACGGTGGTGGCCAGCGAAAGCTACAAGGACTTCGTTGGTGCACTGCAGAAGGACATCAGTGAGTCTTTGTCGGCACGGCCGCGTGAGGCCACCGAGAATTACTTCAAAGGAAAAATTTTACAAACCCCAACTGGCGACGTTGAGGTCTCTGCGCAACTGGCCAAGCAGATTTACAAGTACCTGCTGAAAAACGACTACACCGACGACAACGATCAGATCACCTTGACCTACCATGAGGCCAAAAAACAAGAACAACTGGCAGAGTTGCCGGTTGAACTGCAGCCCTATGCAACTCAGGTATTTCAGCTGATCGATAGCGTCTTCAGTGCGGCGCAAATGCCGGAGATTGGTGATGACCGCAAAGCCAAGATCAATCCCCTTAATTCGAACTTCGAGAAGAAGGAATTTCAAGCGCTGTGGAACAAAATCAACCGTAAAGCCGCTTACACCGTTCATTTTGAAAGCAATGAGCTGGTGGGCAAGTGCGTGGCAGCGTTGGATGCTGAGTTACGGGTTAAACCGATGCAGTACGTTATCGAGCGCGGCAGCCAGTTGGAGAATGCCAGCTTCGACGATATGAAGAGTGGCTCGGCCTTTAAGATCGCCGAAAGCTCGACCGAAAAGTACAACCACTCCGTTCATTCGGCGGTGAAATACGATCTGATTGGCAATCTGGCTGAGGACACCCAGCTAACACGCAGTACCATTGCCAGCATCCTCAAAGACATCAACGTGGCAGTCTTCAGCCAGTACAAAACCAACCCGGAAGACTTCATCGCTAAGGCCTCTACGCTCATCAATGAGCAAAAGGCCACAGCTATCGTCGAGCACATCGCTTACAGTCCGGTGGACGAAACCCATAGCTCTAACATCTTCACTGCAGAGAAACCCAAGGACGATTTCAGCAAGGCCTTCGAAGCTAAGCACCACGTCTATGACTACGTGTTCACCGACTCCAGCATCGAGCGTAAATTCGTCGAGGAGCTGGATGCAAGCACTGAAGTGGTGGTTTACGCCAAGCTACCGAAGAGTTTCTTCATACCCACGCCGGTAGGCAACTACAACCCAGATTGGGCTATCGCCTTCCAAGAGGGCAAGGTGAAGCACGTTTACTTTGTCGCCGAAACCAAGGGTTCAATGTCCAGCATGGATCTGCGTGCCATCGAAGCCTCCAAAATCGCCTGCGCTCGCAAGTTCTTCGCCAAGATCACCTCAGCGCAGGTGAGGTACGACGTGGTGGATGGGTTTGGGAAGTTGATGGAGTTGGTGAAATAA
- a CDS encoding site-specific DNA-methyltransferase — protein sequence MDKLKMHSQNLTEANIDKLAALFPNCVTEARDAAGELKKAIDFDLLRQELSSSIVDGPQERYQLNWPGKREALLMANAPIAKTLRPFRDESIDFDSTRNLFIEGDNLEALKLLQEVYLNRVKMIYIDPPYNTGNDFIYDDDFSENSEAYFERSNQQDATGRRLVANTEANGRFHSDWLSMMYPRIKLAWNLLKDDGSLFISIDDNEVDSLKKICDEIFGAQNFVATVIWQKVYAPKNSAKHFSEDHDYIVIYAKNAASWTPTLLDRTAEQDALYKNPDQDTRGPWMSDNLTARNAYADGQYEVEGPTGKVFVPGRGLYWRHSKANFEKLIADNRIWWGADGNNMPRLKRFLSEVSGGRVPQTLWSYKEVGHTQEAKRELLDYVSFKNTENVLNSVKPTKLLKRAIKIATSANSDDIVMDFFAGSAPAGQAVVALNMEDGGNRRYILVQIPEVLPAPEDGFETIADLAKSRLRNFSAKVESDSNSQEGSSDGLKLDVGFRYFKIDTSNMNEVYYIPDAVRQDLLSDQVDNIREDRTAEDLLFQVLLDWGVDLALPITQQIIAGKTVYFVDGNALVACFDIGIDEDFIKQLVGHKPLRVVFRDAGFASDSVKINVGQMFKLLSPATEIKTL from the coding sequence ATGGACAAGCTGAAGATGCACTCTCAAAACCTGACCGAAGCCAATATCGATAAGCTGGCCGCGTTGTTTCCCAATTGCGTTACCGAGGCTCGGGATGCAGCGGGTGAGCTGAAGAAGGCCATTGACTTCGACCTGCTGCGTCAGGAATTGTCTTCTTCTATCGTTGACGGACCACAGGAGCGCTATCAGCTGAATTGGCCGGGTAAGCGCGAAGCGTTGTTGATGGCTAATGCACCAATTGCGAAGACTCTCCGACCTTTCCGGGATGAAAGTATTGATTTCGATTCGACAAGAAATTTATTTATTGAAGGGGATAATCTTGAAGCCCTAAAGCTTTTGCAGGAGGTTTATTTAAATCGAGTAAAGATGATTTACATAGATCCACCCTACAATACGGGGAACGATTTTATCTATGATGATGATTTTTCCGAAAATAGCGAAGCCTATTTTGAACGATCAAATCAACAAGATGCAACTGGTCGACGACTTGTAGCAAATACTGAGGCTAATGGTAGGTTTCACTCTGATTGGCTTTCGATGATGTATCCGAGAATAAAGCTTGCCTGGAATCTTCTCAAAGATGATGGCTCTCTATTTATTTCGATTGACGATAATGAAGTTGATAGCTTGAAGAAGATTTGTGACGAAATTTTTGGTGCTCAAAATTTCGTGGCGACTGTTATTTGGCAAAAAGTATATGCCCCAAAGAATAGCGCGAAACACTTTTCAGAGGACCATGATTACATAGTGATTTATGCAAAAAATGCAGCCTCTTGGACTCCTACACTGTTAGATCGAACAGCTGAGCAGGATGCGTTGTATAAAAATCCGGACCAAGACACGCGTGGGCCCTGGATGTCAGACAATCTTACCGCTCGAAATGCATATGCAGATGGCCAGTATGAAGTGGAGGGGCCCACCGGTAAGGTATTTGTTCCTGGTAGGGGCCTATACTGGCGGCATTCCAAGGCGAACTTCGAAAAGCTTATTGCTGATAATCGAATTTGGTGGGGGGCTGACGGAAATAACATGCCTCGTTTGAAACGTTTCTTGTCTGAGGTCTCTGGGGGGCGGGTTCCGCAGACATTGTGGTCTTATAAAGAAGTAGGGCACACCCAAGAGGCAAAGCGAGAACTGCTCGATTATGTTTCATTCAAAAATACAGAGAATGTGCTGAATTCGGTTAAGCCTACTAAATTGTTAAAGAGGGCCATCAAAATAGCTACGTCCGCTAACTCGGACGATATAGTTATGGACTTTTTTGCTGGTAGTGCTCCCGCTGGGCAAGCGGTTGTTGCTCTAAATATGGAAGATGGTGGTAATCGCCGATATATTCTGGTCCAAATTCCAGAGGTGCTTCCTGCTCCAGAAGACGGGTTTGAAACGATTGCTGATCTCGCTAAGTCAAGGCTCAGAAATTTTTCTGCTAAGGTTGAGTCTGATTCAAATTCCCAAGAAGGTAGTAGTGATGGTTTAAAACTCGATGTCGGATTTAGGTATTTCAAAATTGATACCTCAAATATGAACGAGGTTTACTACATCCCGGATGCAGTTCGCCAGGATTTGCTATCCGATCAAGTTGATAATATCCGCGAAGACCGCACTGCTGAAGACCTACTTTTTCAGGTGTTGCTGGACTGGGGGGTAGATCTAGCCCTTCCTATCACCCAGCAAATTATCGCTGGTAAGACCGTGTACTTCGTTGACGGCAATGCACTGGTCGCCTGCTTCGATATCGGTATCGACGAAGACTTCATCAAACAGCTCGTTGGGCATAAGCCGCTACGTGTGGTTTTCCGCGACGCTGGCTTCGCCAGTGATAGCGTAAAAATTAATGTCGGGCAGATGTTTAAATTGCTTTCGCCAGCTACCGAAATCAAGACGCTATAA